One window of the Candidatus Hydrogenedens sp. genome contains the following:
- the waaF gene encoding lipopolysaccharide heptosyltransferase II: protein MLSSILIFAPNWVGDAVMATPLFRIIKKQYPHISLNVIAKKSICELLHGLDYINEFIPLPDNSVQQILCALKLRNRHHSAVIILPHSFRSAFLSFLSGARLRIGYDCNSRRSLLTHPVPFPKDEAGNRKIQYMTYEYLKLCEEIEILPDGQGLELVIAEKDENDWKRELGEQKIKGPIVGIAPGASFGPSKRWDVERFAQVAHKLSEKYKATTILITGPNEQDIREQFLESNSVEVIDPFKKCHSLSRLKAVIKNLDLLVCNDSGPRHIAVAFGVPVICIMGPTKPEYTNSPWERGFVIRVPVECGPCQLPECPTDHRCMKLITTQMVLEHVDKILQSHV, encoded by the coding sequence ATGCTTTCATCTATTCTAATTTTTGCCCCAAATTGGGTCGGTGATGCAGTTATGGCAACACCTTTATTTCGGATAATAAAAAAACAATATCCGCATATTTCCTTAAATGTGATAGCCAAAAAATCCATCTGCGAACTTCTTCATGGTTTGGATTATATTAATGAATTTATTCCTTTACCAGATAACTCGGTTCAACAAATTTTATGTGCCTTAAAATTGAGAAATAGACACCATTCTGCTGTAATAATTTTACCGCATTCTTTCCGTTCTGCTTTTTTATCTTTTTTATCAGGAGCAAGACTTCGGATAGGTTATGATTGCAATTCCCGTCGGTCCCTATTAACTCATCCTGTCCCCTTTCCGAAAGATGAAGCAGGAAACCGAAAAATTCAATATATGACTTATGAATATTTAAAGTTATGTGAAGAAATAGAAATTTTGCCGGATGGTCAGGGGCTGGAATTGGTTATTGCGGAGAAAGATGAAAATGACTGGAAGAGAGAATTGGGAGAACAGAAAATAAAGGGACCTATTGTCGGGATAGCCCCCGGTGCTTCATTTGGACCCAGCAAACGATGGGATGTAGAACGATTTGCTCAGGTTGCCCATAAATTAAGTGAAAAATATAAGGCTACAACAATTCTTATTACAGGTCCGAATGAACAGGATATTCGGGAACAATTTTTGGAATCTAATTCAGTAGAAGTTATAGACCCCTTTAAAAAATGTCATAGCCTTTCTCGACTGAAAGCAGTAATAAAAAATCTTGACCTTTTAGTATGCAATGATAGCGGACCGCGTCATATTGCTGTGGCATTTGGAGTTCCTGTAATATGTATTATGGGACCAACAAAACCAGAATATACAAATAGTCCATGGGAACGAGGTTTTGTCATTCGGGTTCCTGTAGAGTGTGGTCCATGTCAATTACCCGAATGCCCTACAGACCATCGTTGTATGAAGTTAATTACAACTCAAATGGTATTAGAACATGTAGATAAAATTCTACAATCTCATGTATAA
- a CDS encoding PilZ domain-containing protein, producing the protein MQERRKFIRRQADRDLLQRYQALYDRIQQLETMANADESRELRHKRRRTIRHLCHVRIGLPIGFQSGRDDIWTVEQLPIKGRLLDLSAEGCALFTHQTFDIGQSVNLNIEVSGGRHIKATGIVRWTKQLPEKGGYATGVQFNRMGEDDQKILHYFLDELDRTIGL; encoded by the coding sequence GTGCAAGAACGAAGAAAATTTATACGAAGACAAGCGGACAGAGACCTGCTTCAACGCTATCAGGCTCTGTATGATAGAATACAACAATTAGAAACGATGGCAAATGCAGACGAAAGCCGTGAACTCCGACATAAACGGCGCAGAACAATACGACATTTATGCCATGTGCGAATAGGTCTACCTATTGGTTTTCAATCCGGTAGAGATGATATATGGACGGTGGAACAGTTGCCAATTAAAGGTAGATTGCTCGACCTGAGTGCCGAAGGATGTGCTTTATTTACCCATCAGACCTTTGATATTGGACAAAGTGTTAATTTAAATATTGAAGTGAGTGGCGGAAGACATATTAAAGCAACAGGTATAGTGCGATGGACAAAACAACTACCCGAAAAAGGAGGTTATGCCACAGGTGTTCAATTTAATAGAATGGGGGAAGATGACCAAAAAATTTTACATTATTTTTTAGATGAGTTAGATAGAACAATCGGTTTATAG
- a CDS encoding alpha-L-fucosidase, with translation MRYPLFFLSVFLTYCVFAQTPNWHEDSFLGIHFDLHPNAHDTELGKEVDAGQIRQFLVKVKPDFVQYDCKGHPGYTGYPTKIGLPSPGIVNDALRVWRDVTKELNIPLSIHYSGVWDTRAIELNPDWGRKKADGTLDTNNTCRTSDYDTKLMIPQLLEVVQEYDIDGMWIDGENWASYPCWCDRCKQKFTETTGIKEIPVKKDDPHWEEWTAFHRSLFDKHVQQVVDAVHKVKPSCMVCSNWLYTMRQPEAITVSVDYLSGDFTPSFGVQEACYEARFLASRGKPWDLMAWSFIHSSSIGKVMKTVPHLCQELSEVLAQGGSVFIYDNPKRSGRLVDWHTDLLAKTGEFCRERKEWCFKTKTLPQIAVVHSETTFYKENEPLYQKYGAVLQPIEGATTILLEAGYSVDILNEDTLTKVISQYPIVIVPERSAIPDSVISVIKEYVQKGGKLILSGSFLAEKYGEWLGVEPVEGKIKGWLPVPGGSAVPTAGEYQKVRPTTARGIFTIMNNQEQGRDETEFPPATLTKLGEGMVLAIHGPFFKYYNSHPVPAYRQILAFWMNELGTEKLIRHEGPWYIELSARQRENQILLNLVNRAVEGYLSSERHMVEGVPIVQGIMITIPKACIPSDKKPIRAYIAPAQIPVNIVEEKNQYKIVVPQVHIYDIGVIELQ, from the coding sequence ATGCGGTATCCTCTTTTTTTCTTATCTGTTTTTCTAACTTATTGTGTCTTTGCACAAACGCCAAACTGGCACGAAGATAGTTTCTTGGGTATCCATTTTGACCTGCATCCTAACGCTCATGATACAGAATTAGGCAAGGAGGTCGATGCAGGACAGATACGCCAATTTTTAGTGAAAGTGAAGCCTGATTTTGTGCAGTATGACTGTAAAGGACATCCAGGTTATACAGGGTATCCGACAAAAATCGGTTTGCCTTCACCGGGTATTGTAAACGACGCACTTCGGGTTTGGAGAGATGTAACCAAAGAGTTAAACATTCCCCTTTCTATTCACTATTCAGGTGTATGGGATACACGAGCCATTGAACTAAACCCCGATTGGGGGAGAAAAAAAGCAGATGGGACATTGGACACCAATAATACCTGTAGGACAAGCGATTATGACACAAAATTAATGATACCGCAACTTCTGGAAGTGGTTCAGGAATATGATATTGATGGTATGTGGATTGATGGGGAAAATTGGGCAAGTTATCCTTGTTGGTGTGACCGCTGTAAACAAAAATTTACAGAGACGACAGGAATAAAAGAGATACCAGTTAAAAAAGATGACCCCCACTGGGAAGAATGGACAGCATTTCACAGAAGTTTATTTGATAAGCATGTCCAGCAGGTAGTGGATGCTGTTCACAAAGTAAAACCCTCCTGTATGGTGTGTAGTAACTGGCTTTATACGATGCGTCAACCCGAGGCGATTACGGTAAGTGTGGACTATCTTAGTGGTGATTTTACACCTTCCTTTGGCGTTCAGGAAGCATGTTATGAAGCCCGTTTCCTTGCTTCGCGTGGCAAACCATGGGACTTAATGGCATGGAGTTTTATCCATTCATCCAGTATCGGGAAAGTAATGAAAACAGTTCCTCATCTATGTCAGGAACTTTCGGAGGTTTTGGCACAGGGTGGGTCTGTTTTTATTTATGATAATCCGAAACGCTCCGGCCGACTTGTAGATTGGCATACAGACCTATTAGCAAAGACAGGAGAATTCTGTCGAGAACGAAAAGAATGGTGTTTTAAGACAAAAACACTTCCCCAAATAGCCGTTGTTCATAGTGAAACAACATTCTATAAAGAGAATGAACCGTTATACCAAAAATATGGAGCCGTCCTTCAGCCGATAGAAGGAGCAACAACAATATTACTGGAAGCAGGATACTCTGTAGATATATTGAATGAAGATACATTAACAAAAGTTATCTCTCAATATCCCATAGTTATTGTGCCAGAGCGTTCTGCAATTCCAGACTCAGTAATATCCGTTATAAAAGAATATGTCCAGAAAGGAGGAAAACTAATCCTTTCGGGTTCCTTCCTTGCAGAAAAATATGGAGAATGGTTAGGTGTTGAACCTGTAGAAGGAAAAATAAAAGGTTGGTTACCTGTTCCCGGCGGGAGCGCTGTCCCTACCGCAGGCGAATATCAAAAAGTCCGCCCTACTACGGCAAGAGGGATTTTTACTATCATGAATAATCAAGAGCAAGGAAGAGATGAAACGGAATTTCCTCCTGCAACATTAACAAAACTGGGAGAAGGAATGGTTCTTGCTATCCATGGTCCTTTCTTTAAATACTACAATTCCCATCCTGTCCCTGCTTATCGTCAAATATTAGCATTCTGGATGAATGAATTGGGCACAGAAAAATTAATCCGCCATGAAGGTCCATGGTATATAGAATTATCTGCTCGACAACGAGAAAATCAAATACTGCTGAATTTAGTTAATCGTGCTGTAGAAGGATATTTGAGTTCCGAACGACACATGGTAGAAGGGGTTCCAATTGTTCAGGGTATTATGATTACTATCCCTAAAGCATGTATTCCTTCAGATAAAAAACCTATAAGGGCTTATATAGCACCTGCTCAAATTCCTGTTAATATTGTAGAGGAGAAAAATCAATACAAGATAGTTGTGCCTCAAGTTCATATTTATGATATAGGAGTGATTGAGTTACAATAA
- a CDS encoding O-acetyl-ADP-ribose deacetylase yields MAELKVGNSVIQVIQGDITKETTDAIVNAANKSLLGGGGVDGAIHRAGGPAILEECKKLGGCETGDAKITTGGRLPAKYVIHTVGPVYRDGKHGEPELLKNCHIRSLEVAIENNVKTIAFPAISCGVYGYPIEEASKIAIGTVKEFLEKHPDCGITLVRFVMFGNDTYFPFNSTLCDLGGM; encoded by the coding sequence ATGGCTGAACTCAAAGTTGGAAATAGCGTAATCCAGGTTATTCAAGGCGATATAACAAAAGAAACAACAGACGCAATTGTCAACGCAGCGAATAAATCACTATTAGGTGGAGGTGGAGTAGATGGAGCCATTCATCGAGCAGGGGGTCCAGCAATTTTAGAAGAATGTAAAAAATTAGGTGGTTGTGAAACAGGCGATGCAAAAATAACTACAGGAGGAAGATTACCTGCGAAATATGTAATTCATACGGTAGGTCCTGTATATCGTGATGGAAAACATGGCGAGCCAGAACTATTAAAAAATTGCCATATCCGTTCACTGGAGGTAGCAATTGAAAATAATGTGAAAACAATTGCTTTTCCTGCAATTAGTTGTGGCGTTTATGGGTATCCCATAGAAGAAGCCAGCAAAATTGCTATTGGAACGGTAAAAGAATTTTTAGAAAAACATCCTGATTGCGGCATTACCCTGGTCCGTTTTGTAATGTTCGGTAATGATACCTATTTCCCTTTCAACTCTACCCTTTGTGATTTAGGCGGAATGTAA
- a CDS encoding 3-deoxy-7-phosphoheptulonate synthase yields the protein MDKQIPRAIENINVLSFTPLISPREIKQLYPLSENIKEHIAQSRETVRNILNGNDSRFMLIVGPCSIHSKEIALDYARRLLEVQQQVSDVCFIIMRTYFEKPRTTLGWKGLIYDPDLDNTHNIIKGLKLAREILTRIAEMGLPTGTELLDPIVPQYISDLVCWASIGARTTESQTHREMASGFSMPIGFKNSTDGNLQVAIDAMVSARGSHHFLGIDEDGISCVIETAGNSMSHIILRGGRGRPNYDPVSVIEATEQMQKAGLPPRIVVDCSHANCGKRYPLQAHVLRDVVQQRIEGNPFLLGAMLESNIKAGNQPFPPPGKEPEYGVSITDPCLGWEETETLILESAEKLRKQKK from the coding sequence ATGGATAAGCAAATACCCCGAGCAATAGAAAATATCAATGTTTTATCGTTTACACCGTTGATTTCTCCAAGGGAAATAAAACAGTTATATCCTTTATCAGAAAATATAAAAGAGCATATAGCTCAATCCCGAGAAACCGTTAGGAATATATTAAACGGGAATGATTCTCGGTTCATGTTGATTGTAGGTCCATGTTCCATTCACAGTAAAGAGATAGCCCTGGACTACGCAAGGCGATTATTAGAGGTGCAGCAACAGGTTTCGGATGTTTGTTTCATCATTATGCGAACCTATTTCGAGAAACCTCGTACTACCTTAGGATGGAAAGGACTGATTTACGACCCTGACTTGGATAATACTCATAATATTATAAAAGGGCTTAAGCTTGCCCGTGAGATATTAACTCGTATCGCAGAAATGGGACTTCCAACAGGGACAGAATTATTGGACCCGATTGTGCCTCAATATATTTCGGATTTGGTCTGCTGGGCATCTATTGGAGCAAGAACTACAGAATCTCAAACGCATCGTGAAATGGCAAGCGGTTTTTCAATGCCCATTGGATTTAAAAATAGCACCGATGGAAATTTACAGGTTGCTATTGATGCTATGGTTTCAGCCCGTGGAAGTCATCATTTTTTAGGAATTGATGAAGATGGCATTTCTTGTGTAATTGAAACTGCCGGGAATTCGATGTCCCACATTATTCTCCGTGGAGGCAGAGGCAGACCGAACTATGACCCTGTAAGCGTCATCGAGGCTACGGAACAAATGCAAAAGGCAGGTTTACCGCCGCGGATTGTTGTAGATTGTAGTCATGCGAATTGTGGTAAGAGATATCCGTTGCAGGCTCATGTTTTGCGTGATGTAGTACAACAACGAATAGAGGGAAATCCCTTTCTTTTAGGGGCAATGCTGGAAAGTAATATTAAAGCGGGAAATCAGCCTTTCCCTCCGCCGGGGAAAGAGCCAGAATATGGTGTAAGTATAACAGACCCCTGTCTCGGTTGGGAAGAAACGGAAACACTTATCCTTGAATCTGCTGAAAAATTACGAAAACAGAAAAAGTAA
- a CDS encoding methylated-DNA--[protein]-cysteine S-methyltransferase, whose product MSLTSANFVYKHNTGTIYGYISSIGLQKILLYQEGSAKPYLLHERPNILLGRLLTALFDRYFSGIPELFDQVPLDISSGTEFQKRIWNALREIPWGNTCTYAELANRAGFLKKYARAIGQALRTNPIPIIIPCHRVLCADHSLGGFSAGLEWKKKLLQIEHYIEK is encoded by the coding sequence GTGTCCCTAACTTCTGCTAACTTTGTTTATAAACACAACACAGGCACGATTTACGGTTATATTTCCTCGATAGGATTGCAAAAAATTCTTTTATACCAAGAAGGTTCAGCGAAACCTTATTTACTTCACGAGAGACCTAACATCCTATTAGGGCGATTATTAACAGCCCTCTTTGATAGATACTTTTCTGGAATACCTGAGTTATTTGACCAGGTTCCTCTGGATATATCAAGTGGGACAGAATTCCAGAAACGGATATGGAATGCACTTCGAGAAATTCCATGGGGGAACACATGTACTTATGCAGAATTGGCAAACCGAGCAGGATTTTTAAAAAAATATGCAAGGGCAATAGGTCAGGCTTTACGGACTAATCCTATTCCTATTATCATTCCTTGCCATCGGGTATTATGTGCAGACCACTCTTTAGGTGGCTTCTCCGCTGGATTGGAATGGAAGAAAAAACTCCTCCAAATTGAACACTATATAGAAAAATAA
- a CDS encoding DUF4080 domain-containing protein, whose product MVPIILSTITARYSHSAFGLRYLRANLGRWKGQCVVKEFHLKQTPLFVAESILQEKPQMVGLGVYIWNVQEITQVAQIIKGVAPQTIIIIGGPEVTYEYEDMPIFHVADYLIQGEGEIVFSQLVEAILAGQKPEQKVWAGEIDNLNTIQMPYDDYTEEDIAHRIIYVESSRGCPFHCEFCLSAIKTGVRFFDRGHFLMEMEKLIQRGAKNFTFVDRTFNVRDDHALEIIQFFLKFVKKDMRIHFEIVPDRLNDRILEEFKKFPDGTLHLEVGLQTVNRKTQELISRRQNLTRTFEVLQFLKEKTGAKIHADLVAGMPAETWDSFREGFNYLIEAAPQEIQLGILKRLRGAPISRHIEEYQMAFAPFPPYEILQTSTLSFEELQKLKRMARYLELYYNQGNFSYSLNLLWKTGTTPFDAFSDFSDYVWKKTGKTHELSLSTLANLLFSYLLAMNKFPPDIIEKAIREDYNQKPGRTEKLNMSKKISD is encoded by the coding sequence ATGGTTCCTATTATTCTTTCTACGATAACAGCACGATATTCACACTCTGCATTTGGCTTGCGGTATTTGCGTGCCAATCTTGGGAGGTGGAAAGGGCAATGCGTAGTTAAAGAATTTCACTTAAAACAAACACCTTTATTTGTTGCGGAAAGTATTTTACAGGAAAAACCACAAATGGTAGGCTTGGGAGTTTACATCTGGAATGTTCAGGAAATAACCCAAGTGGCACAGATAATAAAAGGAGTTGCTCCACAGACGATAATTATCATTGGAGGACCTGAAGTTACTTATGAATACGAAGACATGCCTATTTTCCATGTAGCCGATTATTTAATTCAAGGAGAAGGGGAAATTGTTTTTTCTCAGTTGGTAGAGGCAATTTTAGCGGGTCAAAAGCCAGAACAAAAGGTATGGGCAGGAGAAATTGACAATTTAAACACGATACAAATGCCTTATGATGATTACACAGAAGAAGACATAGCACACAGAATAATTTATGTGGAGAGTTCTCGGGGTTGTCCTTTCCATTGTGAATTTTGCCTATCTGCCATAAAGACGGGTGTCCGTTTCTTTGATAGGGGACATTTTTTAATGGAAATGGAAAAACTTATACAAAGGGGAGCGAAGAACTTTACTTTTGTAGATAGGACATTCAATGTACGCGATGACCATGCCCTCGAAATTATACAGTTCTTCCTGAAATTTGTGAAGAAGGATATGCGTATCCATTTTGAAATTGTCCCGGATAGATTGAACGATAGAATATTAGAGGAGTTTAAGAAATTTCCTGATGGTACTTTACATCTGGAGGTTGGGTTGCAAACAGTAAACAGAAAAACACAAGAATTAATCTCGCGTCGTCAAAATTTGACAAGAACCTTTGAAGTATTGCAATTCCTGAAAGAGAAAACAGGGGCAAAGATACATGCTGATTTAGTCGCAGGTATGCCTGCAGAGACCTGGGATAGTTTTCGTGAAGGATTTAATTATCTTATTGAAGCCGCTCCACAGGAAATTCAATTGGGGATATTGAAACGACTACGCGGAGCACCGATTTCAAGACATATTGAAGAATATCAAATGGCTTTTGCCCCTTTCCCACCTTATGAAATATTGCAGACAAGCACCTTATCTTTTGAAGAGTTACAGAAGTTAAAAAGAATGGCTCGATATCTTGAACTTTATTATAATCAAGGGAATTTTTCTTACTCTCTTAATTTGTTGTGGAAAACAGGGACTACTCCTTTTGACGCTTTTTCAGATTTTAGTGATTATGTTTGGAAGAAGACAGGAAAAACACATGAATTATCCCTTTCCACCCTTGCTAATTTATTATTTTCATATCTCCTTGCTATGAATAAGTTTCCGCCAGATATTATTGAAAAAGCCATCCGTGAAGATTACAATCAAAAACCCGGGAGAACTGAAAAACTAAATATGTCAAAGAAAATTTCTGATTAG
- the purE gene encoding 5-(carboxyamino)imidazole ribonucleotide mutase, which yields MTVPERKPIVSVIMGSASDWDVMSGATKILKDFDIPHEARVLSAHRTPDMLREYVKFAEERGVEVFITGAGMAAALPGVVASCTILPVLGVPIPSGALNGLDALYSIVQMPPGIPVGCFAVGKSGAINAGLMAVAILSQKYPELKEKLTEYREKQAKKILETNLPEE from the coding sequence ATGACAGTTCCAGAAAGAAAGCCCATAGTAAGTGTTATTATGGGAAGTGCATCAGACTGGGATGTAATGTCAGGTGCAACAAAAATATTAAAAGATTTTGACATCCCTCATGAAGCCCGTGTTTTATCTGCACATCGGACTCCTGATATGTTAAGAGAATATGTGAAATTTGCAGAGGAGCGTGGAGTAGAAGTATTTATCACAGGTGCTGGTATGGCAGCTGCATTACCGGGCGTAGTTGCTTCTTGCACGATATTGCCCGTATTAGGTGTGCCGATTCCTTCGGGTGCGTTAAACGGATTAGACGCCCTCTATTCCATTGTGCAAATGCCGCCTGGTATCCCTGTCGGTTGTTTTGCCGTAGGAAAATCAGGTGCTATCAATGCAGGACTGATGGCAGTGGCTATTCTCTCACAAAAATATCCAGAACTGAAAGAAAAATTAACAGAATATCGCGAGAAACAGGCAAAGAAAATTCTGGAAACAAATCTTCCTGAAGAGTAA
- a CDS encoding sulfite exporter TauE/SafE family protein — protein sequence MLSGCFVFCAFFIASFVHATTGFGSALVGMPILVFAIGLQISAPLLALLGQIVNLGVLWQNWKDLDWKHSLILIVPSIFGVPIGLLLLKGGNEELLNAVLGIILVTYGIYSFFYNNNQEINKEISVVSRPHFFWGAIAGFCAGILGGAYNANGPPVIIYASTTHKDKGSFRSILQAFFFVNGFIIIAGHIFAGLITKDVFYYSLWGLPGLIVGMYLGFYVDRFITPQRFRNIVITGIIILGIGLLLPVFYSLLF from the coding sequence TTGCTATCTGGTTGTTTTGTCTTTTGTGCTTTTTTTATTGCAAGTTTTGTGCATGCAACAACAGGTTTTGGTTCTGCGTTGGTTGGCATGCCTATACTTGTATTTGCTATTGGGCTACAGATTTCCGCTCCACTTTTAGCCCTGTTAGGGCAGATTGTTAATTTAGGGGTCCTTTGGCAGAACTGGAAAGACCTCGATTGGAAACATTCTCTTATACTGATTGTTCCTTCCATTTTTGGCGTTCCTATCGGATTGCTACTTCTTAAAGGGGGTAATGAGGAACTTTTAAATGCTGTGTTAGGAATCATTCTTGTAACCTATGGAATCTATTCGTTCTTCTATAATAACAACCAAGAAATAAATAAAGAAATATCTGTTGTGAGTCGTCCTCATTTTTTTTGGGGTGCCATAGCAGGTTTTTGTGCCGGTATTTTGGGAGGAGCATACAATGCTAATGGTCCTCCGGTAATTATTTATGCAAGTACTACACACAAAGATAAGGGCTCTTTCCGTTCTATATTACAGGCATTTTTCTTTGTAAATGGTTTCATTATCATAGCAGGGCATATCTTTGCAGGTCTGATAACAAAAGATGTTTTCTATTATTCCCTTTGGGGCTTACCTGGTCTTATTGTGGGAATGTATTTAGGTTTCTATGTAGACCGGTTTATTACCCCCCAAAGGTTTCGGAATATTGTTATTACTGGGATAATTATATTAGGTATAGGATTGCTTCTCCCTGTTTTTTATTCCCTATTATTTTAA
- a CDS encoding L-rhamnose mutarotase, which produces MYRYAFMMRLKDTSVIEEYEQLHEDIGKEVLEAHQRAGFRNYSIYRHGLDLFAYFESEDPERCFTRIVQEPIMKEWWAKTNPLMETDGNKPRFIPIREVFHMD; this is translated from the coding sequence ATGTATAGATATGCTTTTATGATGAGACTTAAAGATACAAGCGTTATAGAGGAATATGAACAATTGCATGAAGATATAGGCAAAGAAGTGTTGGAGGCTCATCAGCGAGCAGGATTTCGAAATTATTCAATTTACCGTCATGGATTGGACTTGTTTGCCTATTTTGAGTCGGAAGACCCGGAAAGGTGCTTTACCCGTATTGTTCAAGAACCCATCATGAAAGAATGGTGGGCAAAAACCAATCCACTTATGGAGACGGATGGGAATAAACCGCGTTTTATACCCATCCGTGAAGTGTTTCACATGGATTAA
- a CDS encoding divalent metal cation transporter: MSEKKDVILEQIKSIAPNIQKERELLVQSRQQGKWALFKTFVRFSGPGWLQSATTLGGGSLSSSMYLGVLVGFGFLWLQPLAMIAGIIMLSAISYVTLSTGRSPVRMINEHVNPLLGWSWLLAAMLANFVWAMPQYSIAIASIQQNLLPHLFGPPTVEPFIGKVIIGILILCINLTFLTLYTFGGKGVKIFEVIIKLMVASVVICFFGVFIVLNIKGQIHWQKYLAGFIPDFSLFFYPSKELMPYIEQVPEKFRTYWINLIVSQQRDVMISSAATAVGINMTFMLPYSMLRKGWDREFRGLAIFDLATGLFIPFILATSCVVIASAAQFHAKPAPGFLGEQDEKGNLIQPAPNLMGSFQSLIEGRIIYEIGKEQWNILSKEEKEARIKRLPEADRKLSAMMVRRDAFNLSDALTPLTGPTVAKYIFGIGVLGMGLGVSSMLMLINSLCFCELLNRPLRGLPQFIGGAMVSISLLGVLFWKDAQMWLAIPTSVFCMTLLPLAYLSFWLLLNQKKLLKDDFPQGLKFWSWNILLFIAFTLSLIGAIWSIISKVGYKGIGIVIAFLVLMLISHIYRKKKQKVTSN, from the coding sequence GTGTCAGAAAAAAAAGATGTCATATTAGAGCAAATAAAATCCATCGCACCCAACATACAAAAAGAACGAGAATTATTAGTTCAGTCCCGTCAACAAGGAAAGTGGGCATTATTTAAAACCTTTGTTCGATTTTCAGGTCCAGGATGGTTACAAAGTGCTACCACATTAGGTGGAGGTTCATTATCCTCCAGCATGTATTTGGGAGTGCTTGTTGGGTTTGGCTTTCTCTGGCTACAACCGTTAGCCATGATAGCAGGTATTATTATGTTAAGTGCGATATCTTATGTAACTTTATCAACAGGTCGCAGTCCCGTTAGAATGATTAACGAACATGTAAACCCCCTATTAGGCTGGAGCTGGCTATTGGCAGCCATGCTTGCAAATTTTGTTTGGGCAATGCCTCAATACTCTATTGCCATTGCGTCTATACAACAAAATTTACTCCCTCACCTATTCGGCCCCCCAACGGTTGAACCGTTTATAGGAAAGGTTATCATAGGGATACTGATACTATGCATTAATCTAACATTTCTTACGCTCTATACCTTCGGAGGCAAAGGTGTAAAGATCTTTGAAGTTATCATAAAACTTATGGTTGCTTCTGTTGTCATTTGCTTCTTCGGTGTATTTATTGTATTAAACATCAAAGGGCAAATCCACTGGCAAAAATATTTAGCAGGGTTTATTCCTGATTTCTCCTTGTTTTTCTACCCATCAAAAGAACTAATGCCCTATATAGAACAAGTTCCGGAAAAGTTTCGAACCTATTGGATAAACCTGATTGTCTCACAACAGCGGGATGTAATGATAAGCTCTGCAGCCACAGCCGTAGGAATTAACATGACTTTTATGCTCCCTTACTCCATGTTACGAAAAGGATGGGACAGGGAATTTCGTGGACTTGCAATATTCGACCTTGCAACAGGCTTGTTTATTCCATTTATCTTAGCAACAAGTTGTGTAGTTATTGCTTCAGCTGCACAATTCCATGCAAAACCTGCTCCCGGTTTCTTAGGGGAACAAGATGAAAAAGGAAATCTTATCCAACCCGCCCCTAATTTAATGGGTAGTTTCCAGAGCCTTATCGAAGGAAGAATTATCTATGAAATAGGGAAGGAACAATGGAACATTCTATCAAAAGAAGAAAAAGAAGCAAGAATTAAAAGACTACCAGAAGCCGACCGTAAATTATCGGCTATGATGGTTCGTCGAGATGCTTTTAATCTTTCCGATGCCTTAACACCTTTAACAGGTCCTACCGTTGCAAAATATATCTTTGGCATTGGTGTTTTGGGAATGGGGTTAGGGGTATCCTCTATGTTAATGTTAATTAATAGTCTATGCTTTTGTGAACTTTTAAACCGTCCTTTACGGGGTCTCCCTCAATTTATAGGTGGTGCTATGGTCTCGATTAGCCTGCTCGGCGTATTATTCTGGAAAGATGCTCAAATGTGGCTTGCTATACCAACTTCCGTATTTTGCATGACCTTGTTACCTTTGGCTTATCTATCCTTCTGGCTACTTTTAAACCAGAAAAAACTATTGAAAGATGATTTTCCACAAGGGCTAAAATTCTGGTCATGGAACATTTTATTATTCATTGCATTCACTTTATCGCTAATAGGTGCCATTTGGTCTATAATATCAAAAGTAGGTTATAAAGGGATTGGTATCGTTATTGCATTTTTAGTCTTGATGCTCATCTCTCACATCTATCGAAAGAAAAAACAAAAAGTAACGAGCAATTAA